In Ruania zhangjianzhongii, the following proteins share a genomic window:
- the wecB gene encoding non-hydrolyzing UDP-N-acetylglucosamine 2-epimerase, producing MKILSVVGARPQFVKLAPVAAACQERGVEHVIVHTGQHYDAAMSDVFFTELGIPAPDTHLGIGSGSHAEQTGRMLIGLEGALAEADPDWVLVYGDTNSTLAAAIAAVKLQLPLAHLEAGLRSFNRRMPEEHNRVLTDHAADVLLAPTQVAADHLANEGLAARTQVVGDVMTDVLHQVATTVGDRVPAAVTAAGLTPGEYSIATIHRAENTDDPARLEAVLDGLGAVDHPVLLLAHPRLRATGANLERGNIHVADPLGYPDLIAAAAQARGVITDSGGLQKEAFELRTPCTTVRTETEWVETVQLGWNTLAEPADIPAAASRPAPPATKATPYGDGHAAKRVLSVLAAS from the coding sequence ATGAAGATCCTGAGCGTGGTGGGGGCCCGTCCGCAGTTCGTGAAGCTGGCACCGGTGGCGGCGGCGTGCCAAGAACGCGGTGTGGAGCACGTGATCGTGCACACCGGTCAGCACTACGACGCGGCGATGTCGGACGTGTTCTTCACCGAGCTGGGCATCCCCGCCCCGGACACTCACCTGGGCATCGGTTCCGGCTCGCACGCCGAACAGACCGGGAGGATGCTGATCGGCCTGGAGGGCGCTCTCGCCGAGGCCGACCCGGACTGGGTGCTGGTCTACGGCGACACCAACTCCACCCTGGCCGCCGCAATCGCCGCGGTGAAGCTGCAACTGCCGCTGGCGCACCTGGAGGCCGGTCTGCGCTCGTTCAACCGGCGGATGCCCGAGGAACACAACCGGGTACTCACCGATCACGCTGCCGACGTGCTGCTCGCGCCCACCCAGGTGGCCGCCGACCACCTGGCGAACGAGGGCCTGGCCGCGCGCACCCAGGTGGTCGGCGATGTGATGACCGACGTGCTGCACCAGGTGGCCACCACCGTCGGGGATCGGGTGCCGGCTGCGGTCACCGCCGCCGGCCTGACCCCCGGGGAGTACTCGATCGCCACCATCCACCGAGCCGAGAACACCGACGACCCCGCCCGGCTGGAGGCAGTCCTGGACGGCCTGGGTGCCGTGGACCACCCGGTGCTGCTGCTCGCCCACCCGCGGCTGCGGGCCACCGGAGCGAACCTGGAGCGCGGCAACATCCACGTGGCCGACCCGCTCGGCTACCCCGACCTGATCGCGGCAGCCGCCCAGGCACGCGGGGTGATCACCGACTCCGGCGGGCTGCAGAAGGAGGCGTTCGAGCTGCGCACCCCGTGCACCACTGTGCGCACCGAGACCGAGTGGGTGGAGACCGTGCAGCTGGGCTGGAACACCCTCGCCGAACCTGCCGACATCCCGGCCGCGGCCAGCCGTCCGGCCCCACCGGCCACCAAGGCCACGCCGTACGGCGACGGCCACGCCGCAAAGCGGGTGCTGAGCGTGCTCGCCGCCTCCTGA